GCTACCTGAAGAGGTTCAGCAGATGCAATAGTTTGAATTGATGAATGAGATGCTTGCTGCCCTGAATCTTGTTGATCTTGTTGAGATGGTTGGTTAGGCACAAGAGAGGAAGTGATTGATTGAGCAGCAGTGACAGGCTGAAATACAGCATACATTAGTCGAGGTTTACTTCGACTGAATTAATTTATTCGAAGATAATATAATGTTACTAGAACAGATCTTTTTCTTCAAATCAGCTGAGAGCTCGGGTCCGAATCAATTTCATCATCCGACTTCGAGGATGCGGCAATGCAAGAAGATTTTGGATGGAAATATATAGATAGATAAAATTTAGACTTCattctaattttattcataaatttaaaattttctatttgagttctattggcattttaaatttttcaatctgattcataaaaaataaatttattttaatcaaacataatatttagttatttcatatttttcataatatcaagtattatttatatatgattaGCAAATTGAATTACTACTTTAGTGATACCAAATATTTGtgtaaaaaacaaaaaattaggtTTAAATCTTTATtcattcattaaatattaaaagtgTAAATTAGATGGATAAAATTGTTTCGGCACCCAAACCATGCTCTATTAACTGCAGAGCAGGTTGTCAACTCACTTCGATCGGATTAGAGCATATTGGATACTCATAGATGCATGTTGTGCTAGTCATACacatatcaataaaaaatatttaaattattaatgaaTCAcagttttatatattttttattgaaattttttatacttattgttttgtcgatttttagcaaatcgatAGTGGTTTGATTCTAATGGTTTGAGAACGAAACTCACTCCTCTTTTGCAAgtactagtttttctataaaTGCATCAAAGGTATTCGAATTAAACGAGCATTAAAAGAGAAATTAGTTCAAAAGGTGCAAAAGACTGAAGAAGTGTAAAAGATCAAAGATTTCGAAAAGTAAAACTGATTGAAATCGAAATAGtttgtattgaatttaaataaagcaataaaaatgcCTCCGATTGAGTCAAGTGACTTTtgacatgaaaagtaaaggtactgaaatataaatttgataatgaaattaaaatatgcTTTTAAGATAAattgaacaagaaaagataaaatttgcagaaattgttaAATTGAAAAGTAAAGATAATGGAAGGAATCCAACAGAAATTGAACTTGAATGCAGACTCAGAAATTCACTGGGAATGTGAGTGTGCCTGAGTGTATTTCTGGATAAAAGTTCCAACCCCTGTGTCCTACTACTTCCTATTATTTATAGCCTTCTTTCCATAActgataattaaataattcgTGCCCCTTTGTGTGCGGAGATTAAGGTAACTGCTCCCGCCCTTTTGATCAAACATGGGACAATTACTGAATCTCTTCTAATTTGATAATCTTCTATCTTTCTTATCTGGAAAACTCGTTCGAATCACCATGTTGATCGAACATATGCTGAACAACTCCCTACTCGATGCTTTCAGCACATGGCCCTCGTTCTCTGCTCCACTTCAAGGCCTTACTAACATTTTGAATTACTTCAGTCTTTGAATACAATTCATTTGTAGCCAACAAATTTCCCCCTAGGATTAATGTGTTTAGTTTTCGAAACTACGCCTTAGAAGACCAAACACTTAATCTTATCCTTCGAACATAGTTTAACGGAAAATTACCTTTTAATTTGGCCATTAATGCCATTAACTCTCTCCAACGATTTGACTCGTTTGACACGTTTTCCATGATTTACACTCTCTCTCCACCACTTCGCCTTCTTCACAAAGTTATCTCCTTTCTCTTTGAATTCTTTCTGCAATAACAGTTAAGCAAGAAAAATCCTCTTTAAATTCAAACCTCTCATCATTGCTTAACTTTCTCGAATCTCCATTCTCTCAACATCTCTTACATTTCTCCTTCTTGTGTAGCCTTTATTTTCCatcctttgtttttctttagcTCATCAATGGCTGCTTCTTCATCTCACGTTGCTACTCAAGACAAAGGTAAATGTCCTATAGTGCAACCACCGGCTCTTCCGACCTTACACATACTGAACCAGGTTAATGATGAGGTCATTGATGACCCACAACTCTAATTTGATGATTCCAGAATTCTTATCCCCTTCACTGTAGGTGATGACACCCATTGGTTTGTTGGTCCCATTGAGAGTTTAGAAAGGGCGAACAAGCGACTCCCTTACTTCTCCAATGTTCAAGGGGAAGACTTGTTGATTGGTCAGGACCTCGACATCTCATTTTCTACCAATCCCCAAAAATCCTTCAAGAATAATCCTAAAATCGCCCCTCGTGGAATTGATTTTACGGCCTGGCATGAGTGCCTTGCACCAACAAAGAACGCTGCTTGGGGGGATCTTGGGATTCAAGATCTTCTACGACTTTCTCACTTTACCCCCTTCAACACATCCTTGGATGATTGGGGCCGTAACTCATTTATGGAATAGGACTACCAACGATTTCTACCTTCCTTGTGGGATGATTGGTATGTCACTCCTCGATGTAGCTGCCATCATAGGGCTCCCAATTAGCCTTCCAGATTTTACTTTTGATATGCGGCCTGAGCGATAGTACAACATAGCCTCTATGACCTCTAACAGCGAGTTCATTTCTCATCATATGGGTGCAAAAAATGACCCTATAATAGATAATAAACATGTGGCCTTTTTGTTTTATTGGTTAAATGCAATAATTTTCTGCTCTAAAAGTGTTCAAATAAAGAAGCTTTTCTACCCCCTTGTTGCCCTCCTCCATAAAGGAAACACCTTTAACTTGGTCAAGTTACTTCTAGGGCACATTTTCGAAAAACCTGGCTAGTTTGTCAACTGTCTTTGAAACAATTATTTGATTAGCACGGGAGGTCCTCTCTGGCTTTTCCAATTCTAACTAAATGccattttcgaaaaacacatgATAAAGCCTAGAGGTGGCGTTTCAGACAAACAGCATATTGAGGGCTTTCGATTGGCTaatttcaaaccaaattttCCAGAAGCTCAATCAGATGAAGATCAATTTTGGgctattttttctcttttccacTCTTGTAAAAATTTTCATAATGAGGACCTCAATTTCACTCCTTTTCTGTGTTAAAATTGTGGTCCTGTCTGACTCAAATGTCTCCTCTTCCTTAATGACACTGAAGAGAGCGAACTTATCAACAGGACTTGGGCAAGCCTATTGGCTGTACAAGTGATCCCAATAGGGCTACCTCTGTACAAAAAGGAACGTTTCAAAGCCACTCTATATTCTTCTTACTATACAGCCAGACAACTAGACTTCTCCCAGACTATCCCAACTCTATTCCCCAAGAACAATAAACTCTTTTGCCATATCACTTTGGCTTCGAAGAAAAAATTCGATGTTTGTCTCTTGAAGAATCAATAACGAAGAGAGAGCTACAATCATCTTATTTATAATCGTAGTTCATTCATTACAAAATCCTGCTTCAATTGGTGGGCTACGTTTTATTCTAAATATAACCGTAGCTTAGAAAAGATCAAAAGTTCTATTACCCGAACGGTTCTTGTTGCTTAAGATTCTCACAAGAGGCCTCTAAAAAGAAAGGCCGAAGCCACAGTTTCTTTAAGGCAACAACTAAAGAAAAGTCGACAAACTCCTTTAAGAATTTTCAGAaggatatatattttattttttatattattttttttaacccAAAATTCCTCGAAAACATTGCTTAAACTTCTTTTGATTTCGGTCTTTCGGTAATTACAGTTACAATCATCCAGCGAGAGCTCTTCTGATGATAATGATTTTGATCAATTAAGTTTAATTGGTCTTTCTTACATGtgtgttaaaaaaaatacacataataaattaatattttattggttaatattcattttaatttggtttttgTGAGTAATTAACTTATTCAGGTCTGTAATGTTTGAAAGTATGTTTGACTTGTTTAAACTTccaaaattaaaagttaaaacgaCATATCACGGCATCAAGCACAATAGCACATATTTGCAAGGAGATAAGGGCCAACGCAGAAAAATATGTATCTGATCTTGACAGCAATGTATGTGGGTGGGAGCTTAATTGATTTTACAAAGGATCGATAACTATGCGCGGTGTTCCTAATTTTTACTGAGTACTGTCTGCCTTTGGATGATGAGGTGCGTGGATGGGTCCGAAATGTTCCGTCATAAATTAAAGACAACCCTCAAGAACAAAATGTATCTTTGGAGGGCATACAttatttgtaaaataaaattatagattttGTTAAGTAGAAAATGATTTTTgtgaataatataaataatagattttagaatttgtctaataaaataaaaaaatattctattctCAAATTATTTTCTAAACTCTAATATTATGATAACTATTTGTACACTTAATGAATTGAACATCTACCTATTATTAACTGTTTATGAATAAAccgaataaaaaaaataatcatctaattaaaaataatgaacatAATCATCTGTATAcctattaaattataattaaacaTCCGACATATCCATtattcatataatatttttggtgACTATCCATtatattcatattatttaatattcttAGTGAGAAAAATTATAGATTACTAATTAGTTACCCCACGAATTTTCCTAGCTACTCCATTTCCTTTCAAGTTTCAGATTCTTCAAATAAAcattcattattattatatatcaaTCAACGCTAGCTTCTGTTCTCTTTGaatcaaattattaaaaaaattagagtaGTCTATCCCATTGAGTTTCTTACACCGATACACATGCATGTAGATTGTAGACGGATTAGTCATCTAACTTGGCTACATATTCTGTGTCATGCCGTAGACAGTATTTTCGtcaaattatttattctaaaaatttaagttaaattttttttttatttgtcttatactatttatttagtattttagatttattaaaaatttaaactaattaaaagaagttacataaataattatatactctCTAACACGTATatcattttctctttctccaatTCATCAAATATTTCAAGGCAAGGAGCGAGcatgcatgcatatatatatgcAAGAGAATATATAATTGCTGAGGTTTGTCATACTTATGGGGGGCCGGGTTAATCACCACCAGCATTAACCCTGAACCTATGGATCTGATCTTCCTCGTACCATGCACATGATGATCATGTGAGTAGCCCCGCATGAATAGTTACTTAATTAAATCATGAGTTACATGGGTTGTAGTACACCACCACGTTCATACTTTTAGTAACAACTATACAATGCCATAAAGTTAACTACTACTAATAATCACATGGAGTTTGAAATTAATTCTTCATAGTATATAAAATTGTATGTGTGATGTGTCAGAAAAATGGAAAGGGGACGGTGCCGACACAAGATGATGATGCATGACTACTCTCCTTCAATTCGATTAGTTTCGACATTATCATCAATTATGGATTCTATGCTGTCCATGATGCGACTGCATGCCCTGCCATATTAAGCTGCATTAATGCAAACTCTCCTAAGAAAGTACAACGcttattatttttcatgtgtgatagagaagtgtataaCAAGAACCTGTGAGGAGAGATATATTTTACATTGATATGGAACATAAAAATAGGAAGCACCGATTtgtttgtattatttttttttaaacaaacaATTACAAATTGGACGGTCTGATttataatttcgaaaataaaaaaatttattgttaaAATTGGATCATccgatttttattttaaaaaattaaaaaaataaaaaatacaaatcggACCTTTTGATttgtagtttatttttttctttaaataattcGGACTCTTCCAtttatagtttatttttttctttaaacaaatcggaccgtctGATTTAAATAAAACACCATATAAAAAAACACATAATCTTCCAATAACAATGTATTACACATATATTTAgtcaatgtaaaaaaaattagccaaagTACAATCTTTTGAATTAAGCTCGTTATTAAATGCGATTAGGGGTGAACGGAATTGAATCGGATATGATCAAAATTTGGATCCAATTCACCCCTAAATTATCGGATTGGATTAGATTTAATATCaacaatttttaagtttggatCCAATTCGATTCGATCCgcacatataaaatataaaaatatctgcaaaatataaaaatatttttattgaaaaaatatcaataaaaatctttttttcattcttttaaacatatttactcttaaaacattattaaatatatttttcttaaataataaaaataaaataatacaacatatataataattattagttgaaataaaatataaaaataatatttatttatttatttatttatttttgcagATTCACGGATATGCGAATACCTACACGAAATCTGCAATTCGATCATATTAATGTGCGAATCTGATCTAATCCGATAGTGTTGTGGATCGGATCAATATTCGCCATTTTCGACTCGGATTCGAATAAATACCGCGAATATGCGGATTGGATCAAATCCATAAACACCCCTAAACGGGATCATCTGTTATTAGAttcaacataaaaataaaaacaataatatatatagcaACTAGGGCTATCAAACGGGTCAATCAGGCCATTTAAGTCCATACGGTCCGTTTAAGTCTATTTCATTCACAAGCCATAATTTTTCAATTCGAACCATTTATGATTATTAGTCTGATAGATTAAATGGATTGGCcgtttatctttttatttttttaatatttttacaaaaaatatcattttaaaatcaaacagtatttttttagttaatgaGTTGGATCGAAAGAAATATTGgctaaaaatactatttttttaagaaaaaatgtttaaaaaaaataaatgaatcgTCCATTTAGTCCACGGACTTTTTCTTGATAATCGGACTCAActcgaaaattaaataaacttaATTTTAGAGACAATACCTacctatttaaataaataaattggtTGACCTGGTAGATTTAGCACATTACGGTCTAATAATAATCTTAAATTCTATATTGTTGCTTTCATCTTTCTTAAAAGAAAGATTTCTTTCGTAAAATCTTTTATTAGtgttagtttaaaaaaaaagtgatatcatataattatttttttaaaaaatttaaattaaaaagaggaattaacataaataattatatctttagaatggttttttaaataaattttttttggacttgtttgattttttttatatcatgtcataaaattatttttttttaaatttaatctaATAGAAAGAAACAACACAAATAAATATATGGATAATACGTGAAAATGAATAGAAAAAAGAGTTCCACTTAGGGTTACAGATGGTTTGAAAAAGAGATAAAACTATCCTTTTTGGCTTTTCCCTTTACTAAACAAACATAATACAAGTAATCATGCACACTATCGGTTGTTGAGGTTAAAAAACGAAAGTATAGCTTCAAAATGAGAAGTTATAAATCTGTTCTAATATTGGAAGTGGTACTAGTAGATATCATAGGAAAAAGAGGGAGAATGAAAAATTGGATGACTTGCGGTTGCTATATATATAAATCCCGAAgattaactaatatatataaatcCACATACATCATTAATAATCTTGATGCTTGGCGGTTGCTATATATCTACGGAACTCAGATAGATACCACCTAATATAAAAGCATTGGCACAGCTATGAATGTCGATGAGAATTACATAAAATTTTGCAAATTTAGACAATAATTGAACTATACAGTATCTTTCACTGAAAGCAACTTGTATCTCTGGATTGACATTACAAGGTCCCTTTCCCTTGTTTGATAAGAAACACACTTTCTAATGTTACTTTATGGAAATGCCAAACTAATAAAGTGAATAATGTCGGCTGATAATAGATCCGATCCCCTAAGTAAACTGAACTTGTATGTGTAAAAGTtcctttattttaattaccttgcACTTCTAAAGGAAGTgaattaaaaaaagtttttgCTATCCTATATCTTTAGAATATAGGTTAAgtatactataaaaaaaaataatattaaaatatttttttataatatatttaaccTATATCTTTAGGATATATaatagtaaaattttaaaaaaaagttcaaAATATATAACTAATTTATGACTGATTTGAATAGCCTTAATTTCTTGTAATAAGTGAGCTTACAATGCATGgtttagaaaattaattattaataaataaaatacgaATGATCGGCCCTTGTATTATTGTGTGTTAGCTAGGTTCATGCATGGATCTGATCATGATAATATCGCGATGAAATAAAGAAGAGGATCATGGTTGTCAAGTTGTCATTTTCTACTGAGGTCACTCCTCAATACCAACTAAAGCATACTAGGCCAACCCTTATTTATATTTCTCTAAATATATAAACAACACGTACCCCTCATAAGCTCACGTATTTGTCACATTCCTATTCCAAATTCCCACTTCAATAATACTATTAATCTCAAACGAACAAGTTTAATTTGCAATAATAATCTTAATAGtaatgtttattattatttttctagcTAGCAAATTATATAAGCTATGTATGTAATAATAAGAAAAGCAGCAACAACGAACAGAAAAATGATAACTCACTAGTAGTATAGTAGTATAGTCGTAAAGTGTAAAATTTCTAGATAATAAGTAAATGATCATAGAAAGGAGCTAgtacagaaaagaaaaaaatagagagaaaagGGAGACAATGACGTAATTAAAGTGCATTAATTAGTGGGTTGGATCGTGGTTAGAAAGTTGTTCAACGTGTACACACACTATTTCAATCCCCACTACCAGAGCTACTTCTCTTTTTGAGTAAATCAAATAAATCCATCCACACTTCACCCTTAATTTGCTTACAAGCAAATAAATGCACTTCCCCGAATAGCTATATAATTCAATCAGAAAGTAactaacttaattaaatttttttgataatataacttaaataataaataattttattaaaaataatttataaataaattattttatatttaaatttttaatttaaaaatgtttattttataaaaaatatgataaaaaaataaaaatattataaaagacatctttttttaatttctctataaattcttaaataattttttaaaaaattacaatttaattttaaaaattacactaaacaataatactactactttttataagttaaaagtaaaaaaaaaaatacttctaAATTTCCAAACGGACCCTAATTTGTCAACACGATTAATTAATTCACTAACCTATCGTATCATCATGCTTCCCTAGCTAGTAGCAGCAGTGCAGAATTTGTTCAAGCGAAAATATTTAGTATTCATCAATTATTAGAGGTTATCGTCgttcaaaaattattattattatatatacacacactAGAAAACTAGAAACAagttgaaaaaagaaaaaacaaacaaatcaaGAAAGAAATTATGTATGATATTaaaactactactactatatattgGTATACACTGTATATTTTAGAATGACGAGTCACATGGAGTAACTCTCTTATTCTCTGTGGCTTCAATATtttcacattcattcattattcGCCGTGAATTTGTAATGATAaccagaaaaagaaagaaataattgGTTGAAGAGAGAGAGATGCATGGCATGAGGATGGCGAATAGCGCAGAAAATCTCACATGACGGAGCAAGCTGACGTGTTATCTTCACAGAAATATTCATCGCAACGGCTCACGTAACACGGCCTGCCCCCACCGTAACTGTCATACACGGGCCTCTCGTAATACCCATCGTACCACGATGGCGGGCCCCCGTACCCCTGAAAGCACGGCCCACCGGGCCGACCTTCATAACATGGCCCACAACACATCCCAATTGGAACCACCGCCGGTGGTGGTGCCGGTGGACACACCGGAACGGGCTCACACGGAGGGGGAGGTGCTGGAGCCGGAGCCGGAGGTGGAGGAGGATCAGGAGCCGGAGGTGGAGGAGGATCAGGAGCCGGAGCTGGTGGAGGAGCAGGTGCAGGATCCGGCACGGGTACCGGCACCGGAACCGGAACCGGAACTGGAGCAGGAGCTGGTTCCGGAGCAGGCTCCGGAGGTGGTGGTGTTTCCTTGGGCTTCTCGGGTTCCTTGGGCTTGGGTGGTTCCTTGGGCTTCTCGGGGTCCTTAGGCTTCTCCGGTTGCTTAGGCTTCTCTGGATCCTTGGGCTTCTCCGGGGGCTTGGGTTTAGGCTTTTCGGGCTGAGGCTTGGGCTTAGGAGGTTCGACAATCTCAATGCTCTTGATGGTGCCACAGGCTTTGCAGCAGAGCTTATCCCTGAGCTTCTCGGGGTTGCAGCAAACTACAGTGATGGTGACGATGTTGTTCTTCTCGTCGTACACCTGGTCTCgaatttctcttgttcaaacgCCAAAGAAACAAATCAACTCAA
Above is a genomic segment from Arachis stenosperma cultivar V10309 chromosome 1, arast.V10309.gnm1.PFL2, whole genome shotgun sequence containing:
- the LOC130945529 gene encoding leucine-rich repeat extensin-like protein 3, coding for MEEKVTIMRLKVDLECNKCYKKVKKVLCKFPQIRDQVYDEKNNIVTITVVCCNPEKLRDKLCCKACGTIKSIEIVEPPKPKPQPEKPKPKPPEKPKDPEKPKQPEKPKDPEKPKEPPKPKEPEKPKETPPPPEPAPEPAPAPVPVPVPVPVPVPDPAPAPPPAPAPDPPPPPAPDPPPPPAPAPAPPPPCEPVPVCPPAPPPAVVPIGMCCGPCYEGRPGGPCFQGYGGPPSWYDGYYERPVYDSYGGGRPCYVSRCDEYFCEDNTSACSVM